Proteins encoded in a region of the Perca fluviatilis chromosome 6, GENO_Pfluv_1.0, whole genome shotgun sequence genome:
- the idua gene encoding alpha-L-iduronidase gives MHWKTFSVFALLFNIAEISKTSYVITVDVGRPVGYLKHFWRSTGFCPPLPHTEAQQFDLSIDQQLNLAYVGSVPHGGIQQVRIHWMLELVTAQDIGGQPNYNFTKLDQLIELLWINGLQPGFELMGSVSNYFTDFEDKSQVVEWRNLVYLIAKRCIDKYGLGSVSQWNFETWNEPNNHDFDNVTVSIQGFLNYYDACSEGLRAASSLLKFGGPGDSCHSPPHSPYCWAMLQHCYNGTNYFTRETGVRIDYIALHKKGGGYSLPILQQEIQTVGEIQERFPRFRSLPVYNDEADPLVGWSRPQEWRADVTYAAMVVKVINQHQDLLLADPNSTINYTLLSNDNAFLSYHPHPFTQRTLTARFQVNNTQPPHVQLIRKPVLTVMGLLALLGETQVLAQVLSSAGTINSTVGVLASSHKPVTVGGSDSWQAAVLVYNSDDNSTSTNPDDVTVSLKGLAAQKGLAYVAYYIDNNVTNPYQLWQSMGSPDYPTAEQFRRLRSVQDPHVDGPWEVPAADTLTLKAKLSVPSVLLIHVCAQPKAVPDQVNGLHFIRITKGQVLIVWSDHCVDSKCIKTFEVEFSTDHKEFSRINTQDTIFTSYVYSPVDGEAGGLYRVRAVDYWGRPGPYSLPESYSEEH, from the exons ATGCATTGGAAAACCTTTTCTGTCTTTGCGTTACTTTTTAACATTGCCGAAATTTCAAAAACTTCATATGTCATCACAGTTGATGTGGGGAGACCAGTAGGATATCTTAAACATTTCTGGAGAAGTACTGGTTTCTG TCCCCCGCTCCCTCACACTGAGGCACAACAGTTTGACCTGAGCATCGACCAGCAGCTGAACCTGGCCTATGTGGGCTCAGTCCCCCATGGAGGGATCCAGCAGGTCCGGATACACTGGATGCTGGAGCTGGTCACTGCACA AGATATTGGAGGACAGCCCAACTACAACTTCACTAAACTGGACCAGCTGATAGAACTACTGTGGATTAATGGACTCCAACcag GTTTTGAACTGATGGGCAGCGTCTCTAACTATTTCACTGACTTTGAAGACAAATCACAAGTGGTAGAGTGGAGAAATTTGGTTTATCTCATAGCCAAGAGGTGCATTG acAAGTATGGCCTGGGAAGTGTCTCTCAGTGGAACTTTGAAACATGGAATGAGCCCAACAACCATGACTTTGATAATGTCACCGTGTCAATTCAAG GGTTTCTCAACTACTATGATGCCTGTTCGGAGGGTCTGCGCGCTGCCAGCAGTCTCCTGAAGTTTGGGGGTCCGGGAGACTCGTGTCATTCCCCCCCACACTCCCCATACTGCTGGGCCATGCTGCAGCACTGCTACAACGGCACCAACTACTTCACCAGAGAGACGGGCGTCAGGATCGACTACATCGCCCTGCACAAGAAG GGAGGAGGCTACTCCTTGCCCATCCTCCAGCAGGAGATCCAGACAGTGGGAGAGATCCAGGAGCGTTTCCCCCGGTTCCGCAGCCTCCCTGTTTACAATGATGAGGCCGATCCGCTAGTGGGCTGGTCCAGGCCTCAGGAGTGGAGGGCTGATGTGACCTACGCTGCCATGGTGGTGAAG GTCATAAACCAGCACCAGGATCTGCTGCTGGCCGACCCGAACAGCACCATCAACTACACCCTGCTCAGCAACGACAATGCCTTCCTCAGCTACCACCCGCACCCCTTCACCCAGCGCACGCTGACCGCACGCTTCCAAGTCAACAACACCCAGCCGCCTCACGTCCAGCTGATCAGGAAGCCTGTCCTCACTGTCATGGGCCTGCTGGCTTTGCTAG GAGAGACGCAGGTCCTGGCTCAGGTTTTGAGCTCCGCAGGAACTATCAACAGCACGGTGGGAGTACTCGCCAGCAGCCACAAGCCAGTGACAGTGGGCGGCTCGGACAGCTGGCAGGCAGCAGTGCTGGTCTACAACAGTGACGACAACAGCACCTCCactaaccctgatgatgtcaccgTCTCACTGAAAGGACTGGCTGCGCAGAAGG GTCTTGCGTATGTGGCATATTATATTGACAACAATGTGACCAACCCGTACCAGCTGTGGCAAAGCATGGGCAGCCCCGACTACCCCACAGCAGAACAGTTCAGGCGCCTCAGGAGTGTGCAG GACCCTCATGTTGATGGACCCTGGGAAGTTCCTGCAGCAGACACTCTGACTCTGAAAGCTAAACTGTCCGTGCCCTCCGTCCTCCTCATCCATGTTTGTGCCCAGCCCAAAGCCGTGCCAGACCAG GTCAATGGATTGCACTTCATCAGGATCACCAAAGGCCAAGTCCTGATCGTCTGGTCAGACCACTGTGTCGATTCTAA ATGCATTAAGACATTTGAAGTGGAGTTCTCCACAGACCACAAGGAATTCAGCAGAATTAACACTCAAGACACCATTTTTACTTCTTATGTTTATTCACCTG TGGACGGGGAGGCTGGCGGTCTGTACAGGGTCCGAGCTGTGGACTACTGGGGAAGGCCTGGCCCGTACTCGCTGCCAGAGAGCTACTCAGAGGAGCACTAG
- the LOC120560956 gene encoding purpurin-like: MDYQIVALVMLFLACVEQSLASCVVDSFTVKQDFDPKRYAGKWYALQKKDPEGLFLQDNISAEYTVEDDGSMVASSKGRVTLFGFWVVCADMAAQYSVPDPGTPGKMFMNYQGLASYLSSGGDNYWVIDTDYDNYAITYACRTLKEDGSCDDGYSLVFARNPRGLPPAIQRVVRQKQEEVCMAGEFQPVLQSGAC, encoded by the exons ATGGACTACCAAATCGTTGCCCTGGTGATGTTGTTCCTGGCCTGTGTGGAGCAGAGCCTGGCCTCATGCGTTGTGGACAGCTTCACAGTAAAACAAGACTTTGACCCCAAAAGA TATGCAGGAAAGTGGTATGCTCTGCAGAAGAAGGATCCCGAGGGTTTGTTCCTGCAGGACAACATCTCTGCTGAATACACCGTTGAAGACGATGGTTCCATGGTTGCCTCTTCCAAGGGCAGAGTCACTCTCTTTGG GTTCTGGGTCGTGTGCGCCGACATGGCTGCTCAGTACTCCGTGCCCGACCCCGGCACCCCCGGCAAGATGTTCATGAACTACCAGGGACTGGCCAGCTACCTGTCCAGCGGCG GTGACAACTACTGGGTCATTGACACAGACTATGACAACTACGCCATCACCTATGCCTGCCGCACCCTGAAAGAGGATGGAAGCTGCGATGATGGATACTCCCTGGTCTTCGCCCGCAACCCCCGCGGCCTGCCCCCTGCCATCCAGAGAGTCGTCCGCCAGAAACAGGAGGAAGTCTGCATGGCCGGAGAGTTCCAGCCAGTGCTGCAGTCTG GAGCCTGCTAA
- the LOC120560399 gene encoding potassium voltage-gated channel subfamily V member 2-like yields MGSTSKVANLWNRRPSLFPNYKVADSDINRRPSEIAYPLAKKSCMKTWNSMQELSRDIYDIYAEYEEEQDDKAIYCSSKHVSLSKKNYMININVGGKPYQIAYKTAAKYPKTRIGRLATYTDHNMKLDLCDDYIVATNEYFFDRDPDVFHSIFSFYRTGVLWIKDELCPRNFLEEINYWGVRIKNTHRCCRISFEERQDELNDQLKIQRELEAEVEIEENEELFHDMFMGQKRRAIWNLMEKPFSSVKAKLMALASSLFVLISLVAMTLNTVEEMQYRTPTGQLSGKTYWEHVESMCIAFFTMEFLLRLVSTPDLKSFSRSVLNVVDLIAILPQHVQAILEFFDNEENYMKHEADMQAVGQVGKLGQVLRIMRLMRIFRILKLARHSTGLRAFGFTLRQCYQQVGCLFLFIAMGIFSFSAMVYTVEHDMPQTNFTSIPHAWWWAAVSISTVGYGDIYPETILGRLFAFICISFGIILNGLPISILFNKFSDYYSKLKSNQYTASTKNRGKVRFSKRTMKRLNHCFCQAH; encoded by the exons ATGGGGAGCACCAGCAAGGTGGCCAACTTGTGGAACAGGAGACCGAGTCTTTTCCCCAACTACAAAGTTGCGGATTCAGACATTAATCGAAGACCCTCGGAGATTGCCTATCCGCTGGCCAAGAAAAGCTGCATGAAGACATGGAACTCCATGCAGGAGCTGAGCAGGGACATCTACGACATTTATGCTGAGTACGAAGAAGAACAGGATGACAAAGCTATATATTGCTCTTCCAAGCATGTTTCACTCTCCAAGAAGAACTACATGATCAACATCAATGTAGGGGGTAAGCCCTACCAGATAGCCTACAAGACGGCCGCCAAGTATCCAAAGACCAGAATAGGACGACTGGCCACCTACACGGACCACAACATGAAGTTGGACTTGTGTGATGACTACATTGTGGCCACCAATGAGTACTTCTTTGACAGGGATCCAGATGTCTTCCACAGCATCTTCAGCTTCTACCGGACCGGTGTGCTGTGGATCAAGGACGAGTTGTGTCCCCGCAACTTCCTGGAGGAGATCAACTACTGGGGCGTGAGGATCAAGAACACCCACCGCTGTTGTCGCATCTCCTTCGAGGAGCGGCAGGATGAGCTGAACGATCAGCTGAAGATCCAGAGGGAGCTGGAGGCAGAGGTGGAGATCGAGGAGAATGAGGAGCTCTTCCATGACATGTTCATGGGCCAGAAGCGCAGAGCTATCTGGAACTTGATGGAGAAGCCGTTTTCATCCGTCAAGGCCAAGCTGATGGCGTTGGCCTCCAGCTTGTTTGTCCTGATCTCCCTGGTGGCCATGACTCTCAACACAGTGGAGGAGATGCAATACAGAACTCCCACAGGTCAGCTCAGTGGGAAGACATACTGGGAACACGTGGAGTCCATGTGCATCGCCTTCTTCACAATGGAGTTCCTGCTCCGTCTGGTGTCCACTCCTGACCTCAAATCCTTCAGCAGGAGCGTGCTCAACGTGGTGGACCTGATCGCCATCCTGCCTCAGCATGTGCAGGCCATCTTGGAGTTCTTTGACAATGAGGAGAATTACATGAAGCACGAGGCCGACATGCAGGCGGTGGGGCAGGTGGGAAAGCTGGGCCAGGTGTTGCGGATCATGAGACTGATGCGAATCTTTCGGATCTTGAAACTGGCACGACACTCCACAGGTCTGCGGGCCTTCGGCTTCACTTTGCGTCAGTGCTACCAGCAAGTGGGCTGCCTCTTCCTTTTCATCGCCATGGGCATCTTCAGCTTCTCGGCCATGGTTTACACTGTGGAGCATGACATGCCGCAGACAAACTTCACCAGCATTCCTCATGCATGGTGGTGGGCAGCT GTCAGCATCTCCACTGTGGGCTATGGCGACATCTACCCAGAGACCATACTGGGTCGTCTCTTCGCTTTCATCTGCATCTCTTTTGGAATCATCCTCAACGGTCTGCCCATATCCATTCTCTTCAACAAGTTCTCAGACTATTACTCTAAACTCAAGTCCAATCAGTACACAGCCTCCACCAAGAATCGGGGGAAGGTGAGATTTTCCAAGAGGACAATGAAAAGGCTCAACCACTGCTTTTGTCAAGCACactaa